DNA sequence from the Fimbriimonadaceae bacterium genome:
CGCGCTGTGTCGAATGACCAGACCGTTCAAGCGTTCATAACGGAGAGTTAGGATTGTATCTTTGAGCGTTTCCCCCTTGCTCATCGAGCTCCCGGCTTGTCCGAAGTTTGCGCTTTTCATGCGCAGGTAGTGAGCCGCTTGTTCGAACGAAACGCGCGTTCGTGTGGAATTCTCAAAGAACAGCATGCCCATCACGAGACCGCTCATATCGGGCAGGGCTTTGCTTTCGTTGACACGTTTCTTGAGCTCTTGGCCTAGATCGATCAGCTCTTCGATCTGGTCGACTTCAAGGTGTCTGATCGCCAACAAGTTTCTCTGTGTCACCCCGTCACTCCTTGCGGCGAGGGTTCCAGCACCACCGCATCTTCACCGTCGTATTCATTGAACTTGACAACCACGGTTTCCCCTTTTTCCGTGGTCACGATTCTGCCGCAATAATTGGGCTGGATCGGGAGTTCACGGTGTCCTCTGTCGATCAGGACGGCTAATTCAACCTTTGAAGGCCTGCCGAAGTGGAAAAGCGCTTCAAGAGCGGCCCGAGTGGACCGGCCCGTATAGATGACCTCATCGACGATGACGACGCGCTTTCCGGTGACCTCGAATGGGATGTCCGATTCGTCAGTTTCCGACTGCGGGCGATCATCACGGTATGGGCCGATACTCAGCTTCCCACACGGGACCTGGACCCCTTCAATCTGGCTCATCGCGAATGCGAGGCGTTTTGCCAGGGGCCAACCACGACGAAGGACTCCGATGACGACTAGCTCCTCACCGCCCTGGTTGGCTTCCAGTATCTCGTGAGCCATACGCCCAAGCGTTCGCCGCATATCGGCTGCGTCGAGGAGAACGTTGCTCATGTAACCCCGATTATGGCGGGTTAGGGAGAGGCCCCGCCACCGCAAACCCCGTACTTTAGGCGTGATGTCTGGACCAAGGATGCTGGAAGGTCTCTAAACAGAGCGCGTTGAAACTGCACGCTACCTTCGGCAAGGATGCCTTACTGCCACCTCACCCGACATGTGCTCCCCATCACTCCCGGACTGCTTTGTTCCGGGGCCCCTTCTTACACAAAAGTTCATGTAGGGCCTGAGGTTTCGCGAATATCACCCGACAAATTTACTGGGATCGAAACGGAGATCGAACGATGCATGAGTCTTATTGGGGTTTACAGGAACCGCCCTTCAGCCTGACACCAGACCCGCGCTTTCTCTTCATGAGCCGAGGCCATGAAGATGCGCTGATGATGTTGCACTACGCCATCACGCGCAATAAAGGTGCGGCGATGCTTAGTGGAGATATCGGATTAGGCAAGACCACCATCAGCCGCAAGCTGTTGGAGGTTCTCGACCCGGTCAAGCACCGCCTGGTGCTGATCGTGAATCCGATCTTGACACCGACGCAGATTTTACAAGAGATATTGAGCCAGCTCGATGTTGAGATATTGAGCCGAAACCGTCAGGTTTTGGTTCAGCAGCTCCACGACACGCTCATTCAGAACTATGATCGAGGACAGCAGGTCGTGCTCCTGATCGACGAAGCACACCTCATTCGCTCCACCAGCACGCTGGAAGAGCTGAGGCTGTTGCTGAATTGTCAGATGAACGATCAGTTCTTGATCAATCTGATCCTTTTGGGCCAGGTTGAACTCCGACCCAAGATAGCGAAGGTTCCTGCATTGGAGCAGCGTATGGCGGTGCGCTATACCCTGCAGCCCCTCGACGTCCACGACGTTGGAAATCTTGTGAATCACCGACTTCAAGTCGCTGGATACTCGCAAGAGCAGAGCCCATTCAGCCCCGATGCGATCTTTGAGATTCATAAGTACACCAAGGGTGTGCCGCGGTTGATCTGTCAGGTCGCCGATACAGCTCTTCTTATGGGCATGGCTCAGCGAGTGAAGATGA
Encoded proteins:
- the pyrR gene encoding bifunctional pyr operon transcriptional regulator/uracil phosphoribosyltransferase PyrR, with the protein product MSNVLLDAADMRRTLGRMAHEILEANQGGEELVVIGVLRRGWPLAKRLAFAMSQIEGVQVPCGKLSIGPYRDDRPQSETDESDIPFEVTGKRVVIVDEVIYTGRSTRAALEALFHFGRPSKVELAVLIDRGHRELPIQPNYCGRIVTTEKGETVVVKFNEYDGEDAVVLEPSPQGVTG
- a CDS encoding AAA family ATPase gives rise to the protein MHESYWGLQEPPFSLTPDPRFLFMSRGHEDALMMLHYAITRNKGAAMLSGDIGLGKTTISRKLLEVLDPVKHRLVLIVNPILTPTQILQEILSQLDVEILSRNRQVLVQQLHDTLIQNYDRGQQVVLLIDEAHLIRSTSTLEELRLLLNCQMNDQFLINLILLGQVELRPKIAKVPALEQRMAVRYTLQPLDVHDVGNLVNHRLQVAGYSQEQSPFSPDAIFEIHKYTKGVPRLICQVADTALLMGMAQRVKMIDGFLMHSVIAEFSGEERAA